One stretch of Streptomyces hygroscopicus DNA includes these proteins:
- a CDS encoding 3'-5' exonuclease, which produces MTDAQETAAETTLRTTGGAPPDDLPPAPVPLLEPREGIPPVTADADALAEVIATFAAGHGPVAVDAERASGYRYGQRAYLVQLRRAGAGTALIDPVGCPDLSGLGAAIADAEWVLHAATQDLPCLRDIGMIPARIFDTELAGRLAGFARVGLGAMVENILGYALEKGHSAVDWSTRPLPDPWLHYAALDVELLVDLRDALEEELERQSKLEWAHQEFAAIAAAPPAPPRKDPWRRTSGMHKVRRRRQMAVVRELWTARDRIAQRRDVSPGKVLGDAAIVEAALALPANARALAALNGFGHRMNRRQLEQWQAAVDRARELPEADLPQPGQPVTGPPPPRAWADKDPAAAARLSAARAAVTQLAEGLNLPQENLIAPDTVRRLCWEPPAEPTTDAVASVLAGHGARPWQIDQVTPALAAALLATPA; this is translated from the coding sequence GTGACCGACGCCCAAGAGACCGCAGCAGAGACGACACTGCGAACCACCGGGGGCGCTCCTCCGGACGACCTCCCCCCGGCGCCGGTCCCCTTGCTGGAGCCGCGCGAGGGCATCCCGCCCGTCACCGCCGACGCGGACGCGCTCGCCGAGGTCATCGCGACCTTCGCCGCGGGCCACGGCCCGGTGGCCGTCGACGCCGAGCGCGCCTCCGGCTACCGCTACGGACAGCGGGCCTATCTGGTCCAGCTGCGCCGGGCCGGAGCGGGGACCGCACTGATCGACCCCGTCGGCTGCCCCGACCTCTCCGGTCTGGGCGCCGCGATCGCCGACGCCGAATGGGTCCTGCACGCGGCGACCCAGGATCTGCCCTGTCTGCGTGACATAGGCATGATCCCCGCCCGGATCTTCGACACCGAACTCGCGGGCCGGCTGGCCGGATTCGCCCGGGTGGGGCTCGGCGCCATGGTCGAGAACATCCTTGGATACGCCCTGGAGAAGGGCCACTCCGCCGTCGACTGGTCGACCCGCCCGCTGCCCGACCCCTGGCTGCACTACGCCGCGCTCGATGTCGAGCTGCTGGTCGACCTCCGCGACGCGCTGGAGGAGGAGCTGGAGCGGCAGAGCAAGCTGGAGTGGGCGCATCAGGAGTTCGCGGCCATCGCCGCGGCCCCGCCCGCCCCGCCGCGCAAGGACCCCTGGCGGCGGACGTCGGGGATGCACAAGGTCCGGCGGCGCCGGCAGATGGCCGTGGTGCGCGAGCTGTGGACGGCCCGGGACCGGATCGCCCAGCGCCGCGATGTCTCGCCGGGCAAGGTGCTGGGCGACGCTGCCATCGTCGAGGCCGCACTGGCCCTGCCCGCGAACGCCCGGGCGCTGGCCGCGCTGAACGGTTTCGGCCACCGGATGAACCGGCGCCAGCTTGAGCAGTGGCAGGCCGCGGTGGACCGGGCGCGGGAGCTGCCGGAGGCCGACCTCCCCCAGCCGGGCCAGCCGGTGACCGGTCCGCCCCCGCCCCGGGCGTGGGCCGACAAGGACCCGGCCGCGGCGGCGCGGCTCTCCGCGGCGCGTGCGGCCGTCACCCAACTGGCCGAAGGGCTGAATCTTCCGCAGGAGAACCTGATCGCCCCGGACACCGTCCGGCGGCTGTGCTGGGAGCCGCCCGCCGAGCCGACGACGGACGCGGTCGCCTCCGTCCTCGCAGGTCACGGCGCCCGTCCCTGGCAGATCGACCAGGTGACCCCGGCGCTCGCGGCCGCCTTGCTGGCGACCCCGGCATGA